The segment CGAACTGGTTCATTTGCGTGATATTACTACGCATCCGTCTCCCAATTATCTGCTGGTATTACAAACGGCTCAAAAGCGAGCTATCGAAGCCGAAGCAGGGTTGTTGATTGTCGAATCGGATGTGATTGTGCGGGAAAACACCTTGCAAGGTTTATTCGATGGTGCCCTGGCCCATCCGGACTGTGGTATTGCAGCTGCGGTGACGGTCGATGAGAATGGCGTGGTGAATTATCCGTATCTCTATGCTTCCAACTATCCTAAAGAAGTTTGTGCGGTGAAGAAACATTGTAGCTTCTGCTGTTCCTTGCTTTCTCTCAACTTGTTGAAGGCATTTGATTTTCACAGACTCGATCCGAGCAAGAACTGGTTTGATGTGACGATTTCGCACGAATCTCTTGAACAGGGTTTCCGTAATTATCTCTTTATGGATCTGCCCGTATGGCATCGTCCGCACGGCAGCCGTCCGTGGAAACAGTTGAAATATACCAATCCGTTGAAGTATTACTGGTTGAAATTCACTAAAGGACTGGATAAAATCTGATCATCTATGGAACAGCAGCCCTTAGTATCTGTCGTTATTCCTGTTTACAACATGGAGACCTATCTGGAAGAAACTGTCCGTTCGGTGCAGGCTTCTACTTATCCTTCTTTGGAAATAATACTGATGGACGACGGCTCAAAAGACCAGTCTCTGGCTGTGGCCCGTCGCTTGGCTGAAGAAGATCCTCGGATCCATGTCTATACACAGCTGAACGGAGGTGTCGCAGCTGCCCGTAATCATGCTATCTCAAAAGCATCCGGTATTTATATATTTCCATTAGATGCAGACGATAGAATTGTCGCAGATTATATAGAAAAAGCTGTTGAAGTAGCAGAAAAGGATTCGTCTGTTAAATGCGTTACATGTCGTGCTGAATTTTTTGGAGCACGAAGCGGAGAATGGAAATTGCCCAGATATACGCGTTCGTTATTGGCTCGAAAGAATATGCTTCCGGCCAGTGCCTTGTTTCGGAAGTCCGACTGGAAACGGATTGGTGGTTACGATGAAACAATTATTGCCCGTGAGGATTGGGCTTTTTGGATAGGAGTCCTAAAAGATGGAGGTGAGGTCGTTCGTCTTCCAGAGACCGGGTTATATTATCGCATCCGTAATTATTCGAAACGAGTATCAGATCGCTCTTTGAAAAAGCATGTAATAGATGTATTAAACCAAAAGTATGCTGATTTCTTTTTCTGGGAATTAGGAGGTCCCTTGCGTTATCAGCGAAGCTGGTCACGTGTGATCAATTTCTTCAGTCGGCTGATTCATCCGATGGAGGCTTTCATATATCCCAAGTATGCAGAAATGGGCAACTGGCTTTTTCAGTTACCAGCTCATTTTGAGGAAGAAGGTGTTTGTATCTATAAGGGAAGAAACGAACTGCGGGAAGTCACGATTGGAGAAAAGACCTTTGTGGTTAAGTCGTATAAACGGCCTCATCTGTTGAATCGTTTTGTTTACGCCTATGTTCGTCCCTCGAAGGCAGAAAGAGCCTGTCTGTATGCCCGTATGTTCCGAGAGAAGGGTATTGGTTCTCCAGAACCGGTCGGTTATTTGACCAGAGGCCATACCGGCTTGTTTGACAAGAGCTATTTTGTCTGCCTCAAGTCTGAGTGTCCTTATACCTACCGTGATTTTGCTACCCATACATTTTCTCGTCAGACAGAGATTCTTAGAGCTATTGGTCGGGTAACGGCCCGGATGCACGACGCCGGATTTTATCATGAAGATTATTCGGCAGGGAATATCCTGTTTCGGGATGATCTTCCGGAAATACAGATCGAGATTATCGACCTGAACCGTTTGTCGTTCGGAAAAATAGGCTTGGAAAAAGGATGCAAGAACTTCGAACGCTTGCCCGGAAGTGATGAGATGTTGTCGGTGATGGCCGAAGCTTATGCCGAAGCCCGTGGTTTTGACGCGCAGGAATGCCTGGGTCTCATCCGGAAATATGTAGATGAAGAATTGGAATATCGAAAGAAAAAAGCACAAACTGTTTGATATGAAGAATCCGCTTGTATCTATAATTACTGTCTGTTTCAATGCCGAAAAATCCATTCTGATGACAATGGATTCTGTGCTTGGGCAGACCTATCCTTTTTTAGAATATATCCTGATTGATGGTGGTTCGTCTGATCGTACCCTGTCGCTGATAGAAGAAAAGAAGCCTCTGTTTGAAGCAAAAGGGATCCGTCTGGTCGTTGTCAGCGAACCCGACCGGGGTATTTATGATGCAATGAATAAGGGTCTCTCCTATTCGAAAGGCGATTGGATAAACTTTATGAACGCAGGAGATCGTTTTGCTGATTCACGAGTGCTGGAAGACCTTTTCAAGACCGATATCCGGCCATCCGAACAAGTAATATATGGCGATACGATTTTGCATCTTCAATTTGGAGATGTTACGATGTTACCTAAGCCGATTGGTTATATGCGGAAGAAAATGGCTTTCTGTCATCAGTCTACCTTGGTTGCAGGAGATCTGATGCGGCGTGAAAAATTTGATTTGCACTATCTTTTGGCCGCTGATTATGCCTTTTTTTATCGTTATTATCAACAGGGCGGACATTTCAGATACATACACCGTACGATTGCCTGGTATGAATCGGAAGAAGGAGCCTCTTCTAAAAACCGGTTGCAGGTAAATCGGGAATATGCCCGTATTCAGGGGAAAGCTGATCGTTTGTCGTGGAAGCTCTGGTTCGTTTTCAAAGTGTTGCGTGTTAAGTTGAAGGATGGTTTGCAGCATTGTCTGCCTCAATCTTATGTGCAGAAGATGCGTGAAAAAAACTATCATCGGATTGCTAAAAAGAGATTAAAATGAGCACTCAGAATAACATTACCGTATTATTTGATCATCAGGCTTTCGAAATGCAGAAATTTGGAGGTATTTCGCGTTATTTCTATGAACTGATCGAGAACCTTCCTTTGCATTCGGAGCTTTCCTTACGGCTGACTACCAATCATTATCTGCGGGAAGGAGCCTGTCGTCCTTTTCAGGGAATGTATGTGCCTGAACGACCTTATAAATGGTTTAAAGGCATAGTAAAGCAGTGGAACCGGAAAGGCAGTATTAAGCGACTTCATCGGGGCGATTACGATCTTTTCCATCCGACTTATTATCATCCGTATTTTTTAGAAGAATTACCTGCCAATAAACCCTATGTGATTACGGTCCATGATATGAATCATGAGTTATTCTCG is part of the Parabacteroides sp. AD58 genome and harbors:
- a CDS encoding glycosyltransferase family 2 protein; the protein is MKNPLVSIITVCFNAEKSILMTMDSVLGQTYPFLEYILIDGGSSDRTLSLIEEKKPLFEAKGIRLVVVSEPDRGIYDAMNKGLSYSKGDWINFMNAGDRFADSRVLEDLFKTDIRPSEQVIYGDTILHLQFGDVTMLPKPIGYMRKKMAFCHQSTLVAGDLMRREKFDLHYLLAADYAFFYRYYQQGGHFRYIHRTIAWYESEEGASSKNRLQVNREYARIQGKADRLSWKLWFVFKVLRVKLKDGLQHCLPQSYVQKMREKNYHRIAKKRLK
- a CDS encoding glycosyltransferase family 2 protein; the encoded protein is MKRVHIITPVKDSIDLTLETVRAVLASRWQIPVTYTIYNDFSTEENTRRLEEASRELGFELVHLRDITTHPSPNYLLVLQTAQKRAIEAEAGLLIVESDVIVRENTLQGLFDGALAHPDCGIAAAVTVDENGVVNYPYLYASNYPKEVCAVKKHCSFCCSLLSLNLLKAFDFHRLDPSKNWFDVTISHESLEQGFRNYLFMDLPVWHRPHGSRPWKQLKYTNPLKYYWLKFTKGLDKI
- a CDS encoding glycosyltransferase family 2 protein — encoded protein: MEQQPLVSVVIPVYNMETYLEETVRSVQASTYPSLEIILMDDGSKDQSLAVARRLAEEDPRIHVYTQLNGGVAAARNHAISKASGIYIFPLDADDRIVADYIEKAVEVAEKDSSVKCVTCRAEFFGARSGEWKLPRYTRSLLARKNMLPASALFRKSDWKRIGGYDETIIAREDWAFWIGVLKDGGEVVRLPETGLYYRIRNYSKRVSDRSLKKHVIDVLNQKYADFFFWELGGPLRYQRSWSRVINFFSRLIHPMEAFIYPKYAEMGNWLFQLPAHFEEEGVCIYKGRNELREVTIGEKTFVVKSYKRPHLLNRFVYAYVRPSKAERACLYARMFREKGIGSPEPVGYLTRGHTGLFDKSYFVCLKSECPYTYRDFATHTFSRQTEILRAIGRVTARMHDAGFYHEDYSAGNILFRDDLPEIQIEIIDLNRLSFGKIGLEKGCKNFERLPGSDEMLSVMAEAYAEARGFDAQECLGLIRKYVDEELEYRKKKAQTV